From one Catharus ustulatus isolate bCatUst1 chromosome 1, bCatUst1.pri.v2, whole genome shotgun sequence genomic stretch:
- the E2F5 gene encoding transcription factor E2F5, producing MAAAAEAAGGGSSRHEKSLGLLTTKFVSLLQEAKDGVLDLKAAADTLAVRQKRRIYDITNVLEGIDLIEKKSKNSIQWKGVGAGCNTKEVIDRLRYLEAEIEDLELKEKELDQQKLWLQQSIKNVMDDSTNHQFSYVTHEDICNCFNGDTLLAIQAPCGTQLEVPRPEMGQNGQKKYQINLKSNSGPIHVLLINKESSSSKPTVFPVPPPDDLAQPPSQPAAPVTPLKPAAAPPNPPEHHDPNQGQELQQTAVADTPSDGSAQRNSAAPTAPYSSLPEPELYPSLSGDSAQASASSSDYQSLLPLDVSCILKPNSFDIAKMEEPAGNISGDIIDELMSSDVFPLLRLSPTPGDDYNFNLDDNEGVCDLFDVQILNY from the exons ATGGCCGCGGCGGCCgaggcggcgggcggcggcagcagccgcCACGAgaagagcctggggctgctcaccACCAAGTTCGTGTCGCTGCTGCAGGAGGCCAAGGACGGCGTGCTGGATCTCAAAGCG GCTGCTGATACACTTGCTGTGAGGCAGAAGAGAAGGATCTATGATATCACCAACGTTCTGGAGGGGATTGATCTCATTGAGAAGAAGTCAAAAAACAGCATTCAGTGGAA AGGAGTAGGTGCTGGCTGCAATACGAAAGAAGTCATAGACAGGCTGAGGTATCTGGAAGCTGAAATTGAAGATTTAGagctaaaagaaaaagaattggaTCAGCAGAAACTATGGCTTCAGCAAAGCATCAAGAACGTCATGGATGACTCTACAAACCACCA attttcatatGTCACCCATGAAGATATCTGCAACTGTTTCAATG GAGATACACTTCTAGCAATTCAAGCACCTTGTGGTACACAGTTAGAAGTACCTAGACCTGAAATG GGACAGAATGGACAGAAGAAATACCAGATCAATCTTAAAAGTAATTCAGGACCTATCCATGTGCTGCTTATAAATAAAGAATCAAGCTCCTCCAAGCCCACGGTGTTTCCGGTTCCTCCACCCGATGACCTTGCCCAGCCCCCatctcagcctgcagctccagtgaCTCCACTTAAaccagctgcagcacctccaaatcccccagaaCACCACGACCCGAACCAAGGACAGGAGTTACAGCAAACAGCAGTTGCGGACACGCCATCAG ATGGCAGTGCCCAGCGGAACAGCGCAGCCCCCACAGCTCCTTACTCCAGCCTTCCAGAGCCAGAGCTGTATCCCAGCCTGTCTGGAGACAGTGCCCAAGCCTCAGCCAGCTCCAGTGACTACCAGAGCTTGCTGCCTCTGGATGTCAGCTGTATTCTCAAGCCAAACTCATTTGACATTGCAAAGATGGAGGAGCCTGCAG GAAATATCAGTGGAGATATTATTGATGAACTCATGTCTTCTGATG